A window from Pangasianodon hypophthalmus isolate fPanHyp1 chromosome 16, fPanHyp1.pri, whole genome shotgun sequence encodes these proteins:
- the LOC113530786 gene encoding coiled-coil domain-containing protein 42 homolog isoform X2 — protein sequence MSSVRKMSNNFTDFETNRRKQILLPMPPKDEKPTHSGRLLRKRWEAVKMQENVQLQIKEFELSQHALLERKEKLKEKEQQMQHRIQTNSFLKHNEEQRCDAERKARCNKELIKKKQVYLQELNEELNTLITQQQQLRKQIETNCIYAKYMDAVMQESKQFQETHELITHYETRKQIQEELLARIEKKQVEMAKSHDELARVREEYFLTRVNHETRINLLKSELEKAKQHVLNWSPPNSHPELEYILIMTTELTIRSDNVRLE from the exons ATGTCTTCTGTGAGAAAAATGTCTAACAATTTCACAGATTTTGAGACGAACCGACGAAAGCAGATTCT CTTGCCCATGCCTCCTAAAGATGAGAAGCCGACACATTCAGGGCGTCTGCTGAGGAAGAGATGGGAGGCCGTGAAAATGCAGGAAAACGTCCAACTGCAGATAAAG GAATTTGAGTTGTCTCAGCATGCACTGCTCGAGCGTAAGGAAAAGCTGAAGGAAAAAGAACAGCAGATGCAGCACCGCATACAAACCAACAGCTTCCTAAAG CATAATGAGGAGCAACGGTGTGACGCAGAGAGAAAAGCAAGATGCAACAAGGAGCTGATTAAGAAGAAGCAGGTGTACCTCCAAGAATTAAATGAGGAACTCAATACTTTGatcacacagcagcagcagctgagGAAGCAAATCGAAACAAACTGCATTTATGCCAAATATATGGATGCAGTGATGCAGGAAAGCAAGCAG TTTCAGGAGACACATGAACTGATCACACACTACGAAACACGGAAGCAGATACAGGAGGAGCTGTTGGCTAGAATAGAGAAGAAGCAGGTGGAGATGGCGAAATCCCATGATGAGTTGGCCAGGGTGAGGGAAGAGTACTTCCTCACACGAGTGAATCACGAGACCAGGATAAACCTGCTGAAGAGCGAACTGGAAAAGGCCAAACAACATGTGCTTAATTGG TCACCTCCCAATTCCCACCCAGAACTGGAATACATCCTTATAATGACAACCGAGCTGACAATTAGATCTGACAATGTCAGACTTGAATGA
- the LOC113530786 gene encoding coiled-coil domain-containing protein 42 homolog isoform X1, producing MSSVRKMSNNFTDFETNRRKQILLPMPPKDEKPTHSGRLLRKRWEAVKMQENVQLQIKEFELSQHALLERKEKLKEKEQQMQHRIQTNSFLKHNEEQRCDAERKARCNKELIKKKQVYLQELNEELNTLITQQQQLRKQIETNCIYAKYMDAVMQESKQFQETHELITHYETRKQIQEELLARIEKKQVEMAKSHDELARVREEYFLTRVNHETRINLLKSELEKAKQHVLNWEATWSEVQMSAKMKTYLQARINLATFNISKNLWKMGTDIPKPVKPEETIEVLDKIQEFIRDLNSIWEKVSKSESERANPYTGEQSNSGTKL from the exons ATGTCTTCTGTGAGAAAAATGTCTAACAATTTCACAGATTTTGAGACGAACCGACGAAAGCAGATTCT CTTGCCCATGCCTCCTAAAGATGAGAAGCCGACACATTCAGGGCGTCTGCTGAGGAAGAGATGGGAGGCCGTGAAAATGCAGGAAAACGTCCAACTGCAGATAAAG GAATTTGAGTTGTCTCAGCATGCACTGCTCGAGCGTAAGGAAAAGCTGAAGGAAAAAGAACAGCAGATGCAGCACCGCATACAAACCAACAGCTTCCTAAAG CATAATGAGGAGCAACGGTGTGACGCAGAGAGAAAAGCAAGATGCAACAAGGAGCTGATTAAGAAGAAGCAGGTGTACCTCCAAGAATTAAATGAGGAACTCAATACTTTGatcacacagcagcagcagctgagGAAGCAAATCGAAACAAACTGCATTTATGCCAAATATATGGATGCAGTGATGCAGGAAAGCAAGCAG TTTCAGGAGACACATGAACTGATCACACACTACGAAACACGGAAGCAGATACAGGAGGAGCTGTTGGCTAGAATAGAGAAGAAGCAGGTGGAGATGGCGAAATCCCATGATGAGTTGGCCAGGGTGAGGGAAGAGTACTTCCTCACACGAGTGAATCACGAGACCAGGATAAACCTGCTGAAGAGCGAACTGGAAAAGGCCAAACAACATGTGCTTAATTGG GAGGCAACGTGGAGCGAAGTTCAGATGTCAGCCAAAATGAAAACCTATCTACAGGCTAGAATAAATTTGGCCACATTTAACATATCCAAGAATCTGTGGAAGATGGGCACCGACATCCCAAAGCCAGTTAAGCCAGAGGAGACTATAGAAGTGCTGGATAAG ATTCAGGAGTTCATACGTGATCTGAACTCGATCTGGGAGAAAGTGAGCAAATCTGAATCCGAAAGAGCTAACCCTTACACTGGAGAGCAGAGCAACAGCGGTACAAAATtatga